Proteins from one Cryptomeria japonica chromosome 4, Sugi_1.0, whole genome shotgun sequence genomic window:
- the LOC131028104 gene encoding germin-like protein subfamily T member 1 translates to MKTARAIIKASLSCILWLSIIVAINASDPDPVQDFCVADTTQANVRVNGFLCKDPKAVNASDFLFRGLGNPLSTNNSFGFNITQANVQTLPGLNTLGISINHGVFAPGGLNPPHIHPRATEIIFVMEGTILVCFISTNNMLFSEKLEKGDGFVIPRGLVHFQQNVGASYATTITSLNSQLPGVQVVASAVFGANPPIPQDVLAKAFNINDQQIKELIAGQGSAPASPPVGY, encoded by the coding sequence ATGAAAACTGCCAGAGCAATTATCAAAGCTTCCCTGAGCTGCATATTGTGGCTTTCCATAATCGTGGCAATTAATGCATCAGACCCAGATCCTGTGCAGGATTTCTGTGTGGCTGATACTACTCAAGCTAATGTGAGGGTCAACGGTTTTCTGTGCAAAGACCCAAAGGCGGTGAACGCATCAGATTTCTTGTTTAGGGGACTAGGTAATCCACTCTCAACCAACAATAGTTTTGGGTTCAATATCACACAAGCTAACGTTCAAACTTTGCCCGGATTAAACACTCTAGGCATATCAATTAACCATGGAGTTTTTGCCCCTGGTGGTTTGAATCCCCCTCATATTCATCCTCGTGCTACTGAGATCATATTTGTAATGGAGGGCACTATTTTGGTTTGTTTTATCAGCACAAATAATATGTTGTTCTCAGAAAAGTTGGAGAAAGGAGATGGTTTTGTGATTCCAAGGGGCTTAGTACATTTTCAGCAGAACGTGGGGGCATCATATGCCACTACAATTACTTCTCTTAACAGCCAGCTTCCTGGAGTTCAAGTGGTTGCATCTGCAGTCTTCGGAGCCAATCCTCCGATTCCACAAGATGTATTGGCCAAGGCATTTAATATCAATGACCAACAGATCAAGGAATTAATTGCTGGACAAGGCTCTGCACCTGCATCACCACCTGTAGGGTATTAA